From the genome of Gavia stellata isolate bGavSte3 chromosome 3, bGavSte3.hap2, whole genome shotgun sequence, one region includes:
- the LOC132322113 gene encoding protocadherin-8-like, producing the protein MGRARRSGCGRLPALLSLLPLLSLLCGAAGPGRGGAPRLLRFSGQVPENSPAGTRVRGLRVPLRRLLGPGEPAGEWALEGDGASRFSLQRRAGGGRGLLLLRTAQRLDREAQPEYGLRLRRRRAGGAPREALLRVRVLDRNDHRPRLPPARPLEVDELAPLGTEVARLRASDGDEGANARLTYRPWPPGARSRLLFVVPRSGQVLTVGSLLGRRRLRLCVAAHDHGRPRPLRSPARCLRLAVRGRRAAAGAGRRRRARSLPPPERPPGRGSRRYTARLPPGARVGDTVFTVPPSRERAAGGWFELASPGTTPVGVDRASGRLYLRRELRAGGRAEVLVKVHRGGGRGRGPGRAGPGGGDGWGRIPAGRCPGWGGTGRPPEGREGMEGRPAAGGTLSGHGREGHLSPEEMRPR; encoded by the coding sequence ATGGGCCGGGCGCGGCGGAGCGGCTGCGGGCGGCTCCCGGCCCTGCTGTCTCTGCTCCCGCTGCTCTCCCTGCtgtgcggggcggcggggccggggcgcggcggcgctCCCCGCCTGCTCCGTTTCTCCGGGCAGGTGCCCGAGAACAGCCCGGCGGGGACGCGGGTGCGGGGCTTGCGGGTGCCGCTGCGGAGGCTGCTGGGCCCCGGGGAGCCGGCCGGGGAGTGGGCGCTGGAGGGCGACGGCGCCTCCCGCTTCTCCCTCCagcggcgggcgggaggcgggcgggggctgctgctgctccgcACGGCCCAGCGCCTGGACCGGGAGGCGCAGCCCGAGTACGGGCTccggctgcggcggcggcgggcgggaggggccccccGGGAGGCGCTGCTGCGGGTCCGGGTCCTGGACCGCAACGACCACCGGCCGCGCCTGCCGCCGGCGCGGCCGCTGGAGGTGGACGAGCTGGCCCCGCTGGGCACGGAGGTGGCCCGGCTCCGCGCCTCGGACGGCGACGAGGGCGCCAACGCGCGTCTCACCTACCGCCCCTGGCCGCCGGGCGCCCGCAGCCGCCTGCTCTTCGTGGTGCCCCGCAGCGGGCAGGTGCTGACCGTGGGCTCGCTGCTGGGGCGGCGCCGGCTCCGCCTCTGCGTCGCGGCTCACGACCACGGCCGGCCGCGGCCGCTGCGCAGCCCCGCGCGGTGCCTGCGCCTGGCCGTGCgcggccggcgggcggcggccggcgcggggaggcggcggcgggcgcgctCGCTGCCGCCGCCCGAGCGGCCGCCGGGACGCGGCTCCCGGCGCTACACGGCCCGCCTGCCCCCCGGGGCGCGGGTGGGCGACACCGTCTTCACCGTCCCGCCGAGCCgcgagcgggcggcgggcggctggTTCGAGCTGGCGTCTCCCGGCACCACCCCCGTGGGGGTCGACAGGGCGTCGGGGCGGCTCTACCTCCGGCGGGAGCTGCGAGCGGGCGGCCGGGCGGAGGTGCTGGTCAAGGTGCACCGCGGCGGCGGACGAGGtagggggccgggccgggccgggccgggcggcggggacggCTGGGGGCGCATCCCCGCGGGGCGCTGCCCCGGCTggggcgggacgggacggcCGCCGGAGGGCCGGGAGGGGATGGAGGGTCGCCCCGCGGCAGGGGGGACGCTGAGCGGGCACGGCCGTGAGGGGCACTTGTCACCCGAGGAGATGCGGCCGCGCTGA